CGAGAAATCACCAAAAGTCAGGCTTATGGGTTGATTCAACTGGCTAATAGTGCCGATACTTTGTTAGCTGAGGGACAATTAAATCCAAATTCGATCAATAATTTTAGCAAACGGGCCTTTGTCGAAACCGCTAAATCTGCCCCAGAAGTTCAACAATTAGTTAGTGAAGCTGCTCAAAAAGGCGATCGCATTACCCGAAGAGAGGTTAAGCAACTATCGGATGAGTGGACAGCCATGAGTTCGGATTTATTGCCTCCTGAAGTTAAGGAAAAGGCAGAAGAAGGTGTATTACCGTCTCGTCATTTGGCCCCTTTGGTCAAAGAAATGGAGAAATTGCCCGATAGTCACATTAAAAGTCTTCAAAAAGAAGTGGCAGAAAATCCTGATGTGGATACAGTCAAGATAGTCACGTCTCAAGCGCGAAGCTTGGCCAAATATTTGGATGCTGCGGCCCAAGTTCAAACCCTGAAAAAAACGCCTCTTGATTTAGAAATGGCCTTAGAGGAAGCGTTAAGATTAGATTGTTTGAGTACGGCCGCGGATTTAGTCAAACAAGCCACCCAATTAGAGCAAACGGTGGGTAAACTATATACTACTTGGAAAAGGTTGGGCAGTTTAGCCGATCGCTTATATGTGGATACGGGGGCCAGTAGTCCTCATTTGCGATCGATGTTAAGTTCTCTTGAGTCTCTTAGTGGAGAGGTTATTGAGGTGCGGTTAGATGAAGCAGGGGAACGTACTGTCCGTTTACGGATGATGACTGAGGAACAATAATTGATAATTAATAATTGATGATTGATAATTGATAACTGAAATGACCCTCACGATTAAACACTTGACCCTTGATGAATATCTAAACTATAACGATGGAACTGATACTAACTATGAACTCGTCAATGGAGAACTGGTTCCAATGACCCTTGGTATGGGACAACATGGTGAAATTGCCGATTTTATTAACAGTTGTTTTCGTCATGAAATTAAACGTTTGGGTCAACCTTGGGTATCTAAACAAATGGTTATTGGTATTCAATCTCCTCGTGGTTCTCGATGGGATACGGTTCGCATTCCTGATGTTGTTGTCTTATCTATTTCACAGTGGCGACAACTGCAAAACCGCGAAGCTATTATTGCCTTAAACGAACCTCCTCCACTCCTTGTTGTGGAAATCGTCTCTCAATCGACTCAAGGTGTAGATTATCGAGCTAAACGGTCTGAATATAGCGTTTTAGACATTCCTGAGTATTGGATCATTGACCCTCTCAAAGCCAAAGTCACTGTTCTTACTCTTACTGAAGGTTTCTACGATGAGATTCAATTCACCTCAGAAGATATAGTACGATCTCCGACTTTTCCTGAATTCAACCACAATGTCGCCCAAATTTTAAACGGTGATCTTTGATAATTGATTCACTAACTGTTATTGCAATGCTCAAATTCAGGGAAAATTGGCAAAGATCAGCATTGATTTTGGATATGAGTTACCGATTCTTTGTACACCCTATGAACTTCTAGGAGGTTGATTCTGTTTCATGATGAGATCGTCCAAGAGATCCACAGAATTCGTGAAGAGTACTCTAGGTCATTCAATCATGACTTAAAAGCCATCTTTGTTGATTTGCAAAAGGAGCAAGCCGAAAGCGGCAGAGAAGTTGTAACCTTGTCTCGAAAACACGGTCTAACAAAACGTTGGAGCGGACGACCGAAAGATATTGGTGGTGATACAAGGGATACTAGCCGCCGCTCAATTTAGCCGTTATCACAAAAAATCCCTAATAGACTGATAAGTATCTTCTGGTGCTTCTTCTGGTAAAAAATGTCCACAGTTAATGGATTTTCCTTGTACATTTATCGCTCTTTTTTTCCAACTGTCTAAGACTTTATATTTCCTTTTAATAATTCCCTGTTTTCCCCATAAAACTAAAAGGGGATATTGAATTTTTTGGTCAATATCAGCTTGGTCATGTTCTAAGTTTCTATAATCTCTAATATTATACTAATTAATATTATCCTTAACCCAACGTTTCAACCCTTTTATTGCTTTACTTCTCCCCACAATTTGACTTTGCTTAACCGTCTCATTAATTAATTCTATAATAGGAATACCTGGAAAATTAGGACTGTTCAAAGCATCAATATATTCACCATCTTGTAACAAATTAATAGTCAAATTATCTTGACAATATCGCCAAAGTTCAGGAACTCCTAAAAGTCGATAATTATCTAATTGAGTGCGAGAAGTAATATCAATTTCTATCGCCAAATCTGGAGGAGGATCTATGGATAAATCTAACCTATTTTTACCAATAACAGCCTCTTGATTTTTGATATAAAAACAAGTATCAGGTTCCACCGCTTGATTCATTTGCTCATTTTTGAAAGTCGTTGAACCCAACGCTTCAAAATCAATATTCAATGCGTCTAAAAGGAGTTTAACTATTTCTCCAATAATTTCTTTATCTTTCTCATGTTCTGGTAAAGGAACCATAATTTCTAACACTCCATAACTATAGGATATTCTGGCAGTACGATTTTCTCCTAATTCATCTAAAATAGTTTCAAACTGCCTCCAGCTAACATCTTTTAAGAGCAACTGTTGACCAGGAGAAACAATAATTTGATTCAAAGTTAGTTGCATAATTAGAATTACCTCTGACTCTTTTTATAATAGAGATGGTCATCAACTTAAATTTCGGGGAGAAATTTTCCCCAACCCCTAACCCCTGCCTCCATTTTAACCTTGTTGTCACCTCGTGATCCCCAAGACCAACCCTACAAGGACGCGGGCGCGCTGCCTTGTCGGGAGCGCGAGATAAAAATCATACCTTAATTGTGCATAGGTAATTAGTGCATCACAGAATTAGGAAATCTATCCATTAATATAGGTAAAATAGGACAAGGGGTTTTTGTTTGTAAATTAACAGTTCCATCTCCTTTAAAAACACTCCAACGGAAAGGTCCTTGTTTTGCTGCGGACATCCATAAAAGTCTTTTTGCGCGAGTCATTGCTACATAAAGTAAGCGAAATTCTTCGCCTTTTTTGAGTTGTTGTGCTTCTCCCCAAGCGTCTATAGGTTGGGGAATATTAATCTT
This genomic window from Aphanothece sacrum FPU1 contains:
- a CDS encoding Uma2 family endonuclease; its protein translation is MTLTIKHLTLDEYLNYNDGTDTNYELVNGELVPMTLGMGQHGEIADFINSCFRHEIKRLGQPWVSKQMVIGIQSPRGSRWDTVRIPDVVVLSISQWRQLQNREAIIALNEPPPLLVVEIVSQSTQGVDYRAKRSEYSVLDIPEYWIIDPLKAKVTVLTLTEGFYDEIQFTSEDIVRSPTFPEFNHNVAQILNGDL
- a CDS encoding Uma2 family endonuclease codes for the protein MQLTLNQIIVSPGQQLLLKDVSWRQFETILDELGENRTARISYSYGVLEIMVPLPEHEKDKEIIGEIVKLLLDALNIDFEALGSTTFKNEQMNQAVEPDTCFYIKNQEAVIGKNRLDLSIDPPPDLAIEIDITSRTQLDNYRLLGVPELWRYCQDNLTINLLQDGEYIDALNSPNFPGIPIIELINETVKQSQIVGRSKAIKGLKRWVKDNIN